One window of the Cherax quadricarinatus isolate ZL_2023a chromosome 41, ASM3850222v1, whole genome shotgun sequence genome contains the following:
- the LOC128695815 gene encoding organic cation transporter 1: MNECEAGHNESKMLTSGGDLNSDKSPALSSFERVMAAVGTEGRYQKLLLYCFMLPLSFYSPFGASSLLLMLSTPTHTCHVPGRGEDFTAEEWHNMTLPWESGADGTLQHSKCFMFNTTYSVKGNTIIDQTTTTKCQFGWDYDRTNWQETAVTHFNWVCERASTVTTIFSLAVAGNAVGTLLLSILADRVGRRPVFFLAATINFFGVVNMYMPTWQLFTAARFLTCFAFFSIYQMPYIIMVELSSEKLRGLTAALSFVLGTLGMCCVALCAWLLANWRTFGILCHTPSILFLLYWRFLPESPRWLLAMNRVEECEAIMTQVASTNGRKTPQDLRRLLQEAQAAEKPASVRDLLKHKMLRKHLLIATLNMVIFCVVYSGIVLNIHNMTGNEFVNFFVLSLVEIPGNLLGMVSAQYLGRRLAIIYSLSLSAIFSGLSSTAITDQWLLVTFCGLVKLFVTEAVLVVYMQIGELFPTPLRSISYGVTAVTGLSATVLVPTLMALGNTDKKLPYYILSSLCVCGAIVSTFLPETLGLPLPQTVHQANRVGCNQPYCAIITHWTKHKTAPRMQNHNKMESAVNGTSSL; this comes from the exons ATGAATGAATGTGAGGCAGGACACAACGAAAGCAAAATGCTGACGAGCGGTGGAGATCTGAATAGTGACAAGAGCCCTGCTTTAAGCTCCTTCGAGCGCGTGATGGCTGCTGTAGGGACGGAGGGCCGCTACCAGAAGCTCTTGTTGTATTGCTTCATGCTGCCACTCTCCTTCTACTCTCCATTCGGcgcctcctccctcctgcttatGCTCTCCACGCccacccacacctgtcatgtTCCGGGTCGTGGTGAGGACTTCACGGCTGAGGAGTGGCACAATATGACACTACCTTG GGAGTCTGGGGCAGACGGGACGCTACAGCACAGCAAGTGTTTCATGTTCAACACCACCTACAGTGTAAAGGGCAACACCATCATcgaccaaaccaccaccacca AGTGTCAGTTTGGGTGGGACTATGACCGTACTAACTGGCAGGAGACGGCAGTCACACACTTTAACTGGGTGTGTGAGCGAGCTTCGACAGTCACCACCATTTTCTCCTTGGCTGTGGCTGGCAACGCCGTCGGGACGCTGCTGCTTTCCATCCTGGCTGACAG AGTGGGTCGTCGGCCAGTGTTCTTCCTGGCAGCCACCATCAACTTCTTCGGCGTCGTCAACATGTACATGCCTACCTGGCAACTCTTCACTGCTGCCCGTTTCCTCACCTGCTTTGCCTTCTTCAGTATCTACCAGATGCCATATATCATTA TGGTGGAGCTGAGTTCCGAGAAGCTTCGTGGACTGACGGCGGCTCTGTCCTTCGTGTTAGGGACGCTGGGCATGTGTTGCGTCGCGCTTTGCGCCTGGCTCCTCGCTAACTGGCGGACCTTCGGCATCCTTTGCCACACCCCGTCCATTCTCTTCTTGCTCTACTGGAG GTTCCTGCCTGAGTCGCCGAGGTGGCTGCTCGCCATGAACCGTGTGGAGGAATGTGAGGCCATCATGACCCAGGTGGCGTCCACTAATGGCCGGAAGACTCCGCAAGACCTTCGCCGTCTACTGCAGGAGGCCCAGGCTGCTGAGAAGCCCGCCTCCGTCAGGGACCTCCTCAAACATAAAATGCTCAGGAAACACCTCCTCATCGCTACTCTCAATAT GGTGATCTTCTGCGTGGTGTACTCTGGCATTGTGCTCAACATCCACAACATGACGGGCAACGAGTTCGTCAACTTCTTCGTCTTATCTCTGGTAGAGATCCCTGGTAAcctgctgggcatggtgtcggcACAGTACCTGGGTCGAAGACTAGCTATCATCTACAGCCTCTCCCTCAGCGCCATCTTCAGTGGCCTTTCCTCTACTGCAATCACTG ATCAGTGGTTGCTGGTGACTTTTTGCGGCTTGGTTAAGCTCTTTGTGACGGAGGCGGTGCTGGTAGTGTACATGCAGATCGGGGAGCTCTTCCCAACACCACTTCGTTCCATATCTTACGGTGTGACGGCGGTCACCGGCCTCTCAGCTACTGTTCTTGTCCCCACGCTCATGGCCTTG GGCAATACGGACAAGAAGCTGCCTTATTATATCCTGAGTAGCCTGTGTGTATGTGGAGCCATAGTGAGCACCTTCCTGCCAGAGACTCTGGGCCTGCCTCTGCCTCAGACAGTGCACCAGGCTAACCGTGTGGGCTGTAACCAACCTTACTGTGCCATTATCACCCACTGGACCAAACACAAAACAGCTCCTAGAATGCAGAATCACAACAAGATGGAATCTGCCGTCAACGGCACCTCTTCGTTGTAG